The sequence below is a genomic window from Natronorubrum halophilum.
GTCGAAACGTACGTCGACTCGAGGGCGGTCGGCAGCACCGCAGGGGTCGCTGCGACGAGTTCCGGCCGCGGGAGCGCGAAGAGGTATTTCAGCGCGGTCATCGCGGCCAGTCCGCCAACGACGACGCCGACGAGCCAGCACGCGGAGCCGTGAGTCGGTGCGTCGCGGGACGAGTCCGCGTGTTCCTGCCGATGGGAGTCGGCGTTGGCTCGGCCCCACGTCAGCACCCACGAGGCCGCGATCGCGACCGAAATGACGATCCAGACGTCGCCGAGACGCGTCACCAGCGCTGCCAGAAGGAGCACCCACTCCGGAACGGAGTCGTGGACGGCCTCGAGTACGTCGCCACCGCGAAACATGCTGTTCGGTTCGAGACACGACACGGTAACGGTCGGAGCGGCAGTTGCAAGGTCACTATCCCGCGGCGATTCGCCACGGCCACCGGGAGTTTCATATCCGCCCCGCGGGAGTACTCCCGCATGGACCTACGCGACGCGACGTGGACGGACGTTCGGGACCTCGAGACGGATCTCGCCGTCGTTCCCGTCGGCAGCACGGAACAACACGGCCCCCACGCCCCGCTCGGCACGGACGTCGTGACGGCGGAAGCGGTCGCCGACGCTGGTCTCGAGCGATTCGACCACGAGGCCGTTCGCGCACCGGCGATCCCGGTCGGTGTCGCCGAGGAACACCGACAGTTCCCCGGCACGATGTGGGTTTCCGAGGAAACGTTCCGAAACTACGTCCGCGAGGTCGTCGAGAGCCTCGCCTCCCACGGCTTCGATCGCGTCATCATCGTCAACGGCCACGGCGGCAACGTCGACGCCGTACGAGAGGTCGGCGGCACCGTCACCCGCGACGGCGAGGCCTACGCCGTTCCCTTCACGTGGTTCGAGGCCGTCGGCGAGCACGCCGCCGAGATGGGCCACGGCGGCCCGCTCGAGACCGCCCTCCTGCGCCACTGCGAGCCGGAACTGGTTCGCGACGATCGGATCGAGGAGGCGAGCGCCGGCGGTGCCGATAGCTGGGGCGAGTGGGTCAGCCACACCAATCTGGCCTACGACGCGGCGGAGTTTACGGAAAACGGCGTCGTCGGCGATCCCCGGGACGGGGACGAACAGCGGGGCGAAGAACTACTGGAGTTGGCGGGCGACGCGCTGGCCCGACTGCTCGAGGCCGTCGCCGAGCGTGACGTTTCGCGGCCCGAGCGTCGATAGCGCTGGACGCGTCGGACGAACTCGGCGGCATCGGTGGGTCGCGTGGCGGGAGGCTACGCGTGCGACGGGAGCGGTGAACGACGGCTGGCTCGGCTTACTCCTCGTCCTCCTCCTCTTTGTCGACGTCGTCCGCCTCTGCCTCGTCCGCATCGTCGTCTTCGGCAGGCCCGGCGTCCTGTAGCGTCCCGCGAAGCGCCGGAATCGTCGAGGTGAGTTCGCCGACCTGTTCGCCCGCATCGGCGATGCCCTCGATCGCCTCCTCGAGGTCGGCGATCTCCTCCTCGAGATCGTCGGCGTCTTCGAAGGCGTCGGCCCGCTGGCCCATCGTGAACCACTTCTTGGCGTCGCGGAGGTGGTCTTCGGCGTCGCCGGCGTCCAGCGCGGACTTGAGGCCGTTGAGCACGCCCAGTACGTTGTCGGCGTCGGTCTCCCAGACGTCGTCGGAGCTCGGAAGCCCCTCCCACGCGCTCTCGAGCGACGATTCAACGTCCTCGCGCATCTCGTTGGCGGCTTCGCCGAACAGTTCCTCGTCGTCACCGAGTGTCGCTTGACTCATGTCTTTGCCTTCACGGGGACCGAGGTTAAAAGGTCGCCCGAAAGTGAAAGTGAAAACGAACTCGAGCGGGGCGATACTGCCGCATCGACGGATAGATTTCGAAAAGAAGGACGCTGGCCGTCTCCGTTTCGACGAGTCGCCGAAGGGGCGTTACACGACAGTCTACCGACAGGATTGCGCTCGCCGGCGTCGTTATCGACCGTGAATCGACTCGATGCGCATCAGCGGATAACCGTCTTCCATCTCCATACGCGTGCGGACTTCACAGCCCTCGTAGTCGACGACGATCTCGACTTCGAGAAACCGGCCCGTCAGTTCGGTGTAGTCGGCGGTGGACGCCGCGAGCGCGGCCTCGAGTTCATCGATCCGGACGTCGACGGTCACGTCGGTACAGTGGGGCTGGTTCTCGATGGCTTCCTCCATCGCCGTCGCGAGGCTCGAGGCGCTGTCCGGCGAGATCGGCGTGCCGGCGAACTGGTGGTAGAGCGTGCCGAACTTGATGCCCGCCTCGAAGCAGGCGGCCTCGGCGTCGGTCGGCGTCTCGTCTGTCGACATACGCGAGTGCTCGAGCGCGGTCGGGAAGGGGATTGCGGTGCCCGCTCGTCCAGCGGAAGACGCGACGTGCGTCTATCACTCGCCTCGTTCGCGACGGCCTCGAACGGCGTCAGGCCGCGACTCAGCCCGCACCGCCGCGGACTGGGCGCGCGGCACCGCCGATCGCGACGACGCGGAACCGCATGGTACTTATCGCCGCTTTCCCTCACACCGAACGAATGGCACAGTCGGTCCTGCTGACGGGGGCTGCGGGGCGCGTCGGAGAGGCGATCCTCGACGGCCTCGCGGACGAACACGAGTGGCGATTGCTGGATCGCGATCCGCCGACGGACGAGCAGCCGGGCGAGTTCGTCGTCGCGGACATCACCGACGACGAGGCCGTCCGCGAGGCGATGGAGGGGATCGACGTCGTCCTCCATCTCGCGGGCGACCCCCGAAAAACCGCCCCGTGGGACAGCGTCCTGACGAACAACATCGACGGGACACAGACGGTCTTCGAGGCCGCCGTCGACGCCGGCGTCGAGAAGTTCGCCTTCGCCTCCTCGAACCACGCCGTCGGGGCCTTCGAGACCGACGAGCGAACGCCCGATCTGTACCGCACGCACGACGACTACCTGCTCGACGGGACGGAACTCCCCCGGCCGGGAAACCTCTACGGCGTCTCGAAAGTCGCCGGCGAAGCCCTCGGACGGTACTACCACGACGAGTACGGCATCTCGGTCGTCAACGTTCGCATCGGAAACCTCACCGAGGGCCACCCGCCGATCGACTACGAGCGCGGGCAAGCGATGTGGCTCTCCTATCGGGACTGCGCGCACCTGTTCGATCGCTGTATCCGGGCCGACTACGAGTACGAAATCGTCTACGGCATCTCCGACAACGACCGCAAGTACTACTCGCTCGAGCGCGCTCGGGAGGCGCTCGGCTACGAGCCGCGGGACAACTCCGCGGATCACAACTGAGGTCGGCCAAACCTGGCCATCGATCCCCGTTTCCGCCCTTCGATGTCCGTTTTTCGCACTCGAAACGACTCCCGACGAGCGTGAGTGCCGGCGACTCGAGACGCCGGACAGCGACGTTTTTAACGGTCGGCCGTCGCAGAGGGTCCTATGGAGTACACCACGCTCGGTTCGACCGGGATGTCGGTTAGTCGCATCGGCCTCGGCTGCATGAGTTTCGGCAGCGGTCGGGAGTGGATGCTCGAGCGCGAGGAGGCCATCGAACTCATCGAGCGCGCGATCGACCTCGGAATCAACTTCTTCGATACGGCGAACGTCTACTCGACGGGCGAATCCGAAGCGATTCTGGGCGACGCGCTCGCGGGCTACGATCGGGACGCACACGTCATCGCGACGAAAGTGTACGCCGAGATGGATCCGGACAACCCGAACTCGAGCGGCCTCTCCCGGAAGACCATCGAGCAGGAACTCGAGGCGAGTCTGGATCGACTCGGGGTCGACACCATCGACCTCTACCAGACCCATCGGTGGGATTCCGAAACGCCCATCGAAACCACCCTTCGGGCGCTCGACGACGCGGTCCGTCGCGGAACGGTACGGTACGTCGGCACCTCCTCGATGTGGGCTCACCAGTTCGCCGACGCCTTACGGACGAGCGACAGGCTGGGGCTCGAGCGGTTCGCGACGATGCAAAACCACTACAACCTCTTCTACCGCGAGGAGGAACGCGAGATGCTCCCCCTCTGTGCGAAGGAGGGCGTTGGCGTCACCCCGTGGTCGCCCCTCGCCCGCGGCGTCGGAACCCGCCCGCACGATCGAATCGAATCGACGACCCGCGGCCGGACGGATCAGTACCTGGAACAGATTCCGTACCTCCAGGGCGGCGGCGAGGAGATCAACGAGCGCGTCCAGGAACTCGCCGCCGAGAAGGGCGTGACGATGGCCCAGATCTCGCTCGCGTGGGTGCTCCACAAGGAACGGGTCGACGCCCCCATCGTCGGCACGACGAGCGTCGACCACCTCGAGGAAGCCGTCGAAGCGATCGAGATCGACCTCTCGCCGTCCGAGATGGCGTACCTCGAGGAGCCCTACGCGGCGCTGCCGATCGCCGGACACGAGTGAGCCGGTACGTACCGCGAGGGGCGGCTCAGAACAGTCCATCGACGGACGACTCGCGGGCCTGTCGTCGCCCGACGTGGTCCGTCAGTCGCCGATAGACGAGGCCGCGGTGCTCGTCCTCGCGGACGAAATCGAACAGCAACGTGATGAACCGGCTGTCGTCGTCGCCGGCCTCGAGATCCGCGCGGGCGTACGTCCGGGCTCGCTCGATCGGCTCCGCATCGAGTCCGAACTCGTCTGCAAGGACCGTCGCCGCGACCGCCGTCGGCGCGAACTCGAGTGCGTCGAGCGACGGGACGGTCCCTTCGTGCTCGATTCGAACGGGTCGTCGACGCTCGAGGAGTTCGGGATCGGCCGCGAGGGCCGCGAGGAACGCCCGCACTGGCGGGAGTCGGACGTCCCGATACGCCGCGGGCAACTCGGCGAGGTACTCGAGTGCGCTGTCCGCCAGTCCGGTGGCCCCCTCCCAGTTGCGCTCGCGGGCGTGGTGCACCGCGGCCGTGAACTGGATCAACCCGTGGAGCAGTCGCTCGTCGTCGGTGCCGGCCTCGAGGTCGAGCCAGTACGCCTCCCACGCATCGTGGGCAGCGTGGTAGTGCCCCGCGTTGTAGATCGCGGCCCCTGCCCGAAGCTGATCGCGCATACCGTTCGTAGGGACTCGAGAACCGAGATACTGTCGGCCGTGAGGGGCGGTGGTCGCGATAAAAACGGCGAGTACCGGACACGTACCGCCTCCGGCGGGGCGGGTAGACAACTGTGGAAGGGAGTACGCCGCCGGCCGTAACTGGGTTGGAGTCCCCGAACTGTCTCGGCGACTCCGCCGACACGGGCTACGGCCGACGGGATACATCGGTCGCTGCAATGACGGGCAGCGGACCGCGTGCGGGACGAACAGCGGGTCCCCGACCGGTTACTGGCCGCCACCGGTCATGGCGGGACTCGATGAGAGGTCGGATTGGGATATGAGTATGTCCCGATTTCGGGAGTGTTTGGGATCGGTTGACGACGCACGGGAAGCGAGTAAGCGGATGCTACTCGTCGCGCCGGGGGTGTGATTCGCCCTCGGATAGTTCGTGATCCTCGCGAAGCATCCCCTCGGCCTCGGCTGAACGCCGGTGTTGTGGCGACGCGATCGGCTCGCCCGACCCCTCGATTCGTTCTTCGGGGTCGTCCACCGCAACCCACTCGCGAAGCCGCGAGAGCAGTCGTCCGAACATGGCTGTCTCTACCGGTTTCTCGAGCATAGTTCTTGGGCGTCGCCCGCCGGTCGGGTAACTGTCCGACAGCGTCGGTTCGATGTGTACCCGTTCGAACCGTCGCGATTCGGAGACCGGAGGCCGAAAACCGCGTTACTCCCACCGGAACCGGCCGTTTCGCTGCACGACTTCCCCGTCGATCTCGAGTCGCGAGTCCTCGCTGACGTCGGTGATCAGGTCGACGTGGATCGCGGAGTCGTTTCCCGACTCGCCGTCGGGGAGGTTCGCGTCGTAGGCCCGGCCGAGCGCGAGATGGATCGTATCGCCCATCTTCTCGTCGAAGAGGATATTGTCCGTATAGCGGTCGATACCGCGATTCATGCCGATCCCCAGTTCGCCGAGACGGCGCGCACCGTCGTCAGTCTCGAGGATTTCGGCGATCACGTCCTCGCCTTGCTCGGCGTCGTAGTCGACCACCGCGCCGGATTCGAACTCGAGGCGGACGTTCCGAACGGATTCCCCGTGGAGCGTCATCGGGACGTCGAAGGTCACCTCGCCCTCGGTGGCGTGCGGTGCGGTAAAGACTTCGCCGCTAGGGAGGTTGTGCGAGTCGTACGCGACCGACGCGGCGCTGTTGACCGCGGTGCGGCCGTCGATCCGCATGGTGAGGTCGGTGCCCGTCGAGACGAGGTGAACCTCCGATCCCGAATCGAGCAGCGCTTTCAGTTGTGCCATCTCCTCGGCGAGGGACTCCCAGTCGCGCAAGATGGCGTCGTATGCGAAGTCCTGGTACTCTTCGAACGCCATGTTCGCCTGCTGCGCGAGCGAGCGCGTCGGATGAACCGTCGAGATCCAGCGGGTGTCGAGGCGGGCCTCGCGGATGTCGCTCCTGGCGCTACTGTAGGCCTGTCGGATCTCGCCGGGAACGTCTGCCGTCGCGCTCGTATTTCGACCGCCACCGAGCGAGAGCACGACGTCGGCCCGTTCGAACAGCAAGCGTTCGTACTCCGGGCTCTCGTCGAAGTCGCCGTCGTGGGTCCGGAGATAGGCGCGCTTGATTTCCCCGGAGCTGTACATCGTGAGCAGGTTCGCACCGCGTTCACCGAGCGCCTCGGCGACCGCAACGGCGAGGTCGTGGGCGTCGGGCCCCGCTACGAGCACGACGTCGTCTCCGTCCTCGACACGAGCGCTCCAATCGACCAGCACTGCGGCGTGTTCGCGTACGCGTTCGTCCATACCGGCCACTCGCAACCGATTCACTAAACGCTCCTCGTTTGCCGTGACGAGTCGGTACTCGAGGAGAAACGGAGGAGAGATCGGAGACGGACTCAGGCGGCGTGAGTCTCGTCGGCGGTCGTCTCCTCTCGCGATCGGACGAGCGAAACGACCGCGTAGACGACCGGCGTATCGAGGACGGCGATGGCGAGTTTCAGGAGGTACTGACCGACCATCAACGCGAGGAGGTCGCCGACGCCGAGGACGGGGCCGACGCCCACCAGCGCGGGCGCGAGCGAGAAGGCAATCGCGACGAAGATGACGGTGTCGATGGCCTGGCTGCTGGCCGTCGAGGCGATGTTCCGAAGCCAGAGTTTGTCGGCTCCGGTGTACGCCCGGATGCGGTGAAAGACGACGACGTCCCAGTTCTGGCTAACGACGTAGGCGAGCAGACTTCCGAGGACGATATTCGTCGAGGCACCCAGAACGTCCGCGAACTGCCCGGAAACGTCGGGGTCGGCCGCCGGCGCTGCGATCGTCGACCAGACGAGCGCGAGCACGACGAAGTTCATCGCGAAGGCAACGTTGACGACCACCTGCGCCGCTCGCCGACCGTACAGTTCCGCGTAGCAGTCGCTCGCGAGGAAGGTGAGCGCGTACGCGAACGCCGCACCGGGCAAGACGAGTTCCGCGCCGGTGATCGGCAGCGAGAACGGCAACGAGAACGCGAGCAGCTTCGAGGCCGTCAGCTGTGCCGTGACGAGCGCCGTCACGAACAGCCCGATCAGCGCTACCTGCGCGATCATCGGCCCCGCGGATGGCCGGGACTGCGAGTTCGAGTGGGTCATGCACATCGCGTATCCACTGAGACCACCTAAACGGTTCGAGACAGCCGATACGAACCGCTCGAGCGAGAGACCGACGGCTCAGGAAGCCGTACGGATCGAACACATCAGACAACGGAGAGTCGAAACGGGTAGCAACGGGCCCGGACGGGCACTTCTCACGCATCTAAGAACAAACTACTCTGACATCTATCAATTTCAAAATGTGGAAATAGCGGCACTCTCCCCGAAGAGACGCCATTTCGCTCACGTGTGTGTCTGACTCTCGAGAGGACGAGTATAACACAACTGTTATACGTCTCCCGGGGTTTTGTTGAATCGCAATGGCGAAAGGAAACGTTGATTTCTTCAACGACACAGGCGGCTACGGTTTCATTGAGACGGACGACGCAGACGATGACGTTTTCTTCCACATGGAAGACGTTGGCGGTCCGGACCTCGAAGAAGGCACAGACATCGAATTCGATATCGAACAGGCCCCCAAGGGCCCCCGCGCCACCAACGTCACCCGCCTGTAACACGGCTTCTAGCGTTCGGTAACGCGTTTCAAACCTAATATCATTCTTCGGACGACTACCTCGGAAGCGATAGCTTCGTCCCCAGTCGCAGTCACTGCGGGCTGAGTGGTTTCGGCCGGCGTCAGCTACGTCTCGAACTCGGAACGGGGTACGCCGACGTCACAACGGATACACTCGCCGTCAAACGAAATGTATCTAGATGGAACGTCTGTAGTCCCCGCTTACTAATTCCAGGGGGACCGATCATCGTTAGCGGCTCAGTTAGCCCGTCAAAACGTCCGAGAAACAGTTGATACGAGAACGATAACAAATAGTCGGTTAGTTGGTTTGTCGGTGTGGTTGTAACATGGACGATCTGACCGGATTTCAACGCGATCTTCTGTACGTGATCGCCGGGGCCGACCAGCCGTCGGGCCAGGAAGTAAAAGACGAAGTCGAGAAGTATTACAACAGTGAAATCAATCACGGCCGACTGTATCCCAATCTCGATACGCTCGTCAACAAAGAGCTCGTCGAGAAGGGAGAACTCGACCGACGAACGAACTACTACGCGATCAGCGACAGCGGATACGAGCAAATCGAAGCCCGGAGAGAGTGGGAACAACAGTACATCGATTGACCCGACCTCGAGTAGGGCAGACTGGACTCCTTGTGACAGCTACGGTGCTGTGAGTAGCGTCTCCGACCGCCGCTCGCTCGAGCGACGGCAACGGCACCGGCCGCCGCGAGCGTTGCGACGGCCGGTCGACCAGCGTGGTCGGTTCCTGACCGCTATCGGGCCGACCCGAATTTGGAACCCGTCCTCGAGGCGACCCGACGAGGGCGTTTGGCATCGTCCATCAATTCGTCAGGTACCATCCGAATACCAGTGGAGAGCAAAAGAGTACCAGCGGGACGAGTATCCAGACCTGTCCCGCGAACACGTTGTACTGTGCGAGCGTTACCGCAACCGGTGTTCCCTCGAGATAGCCCACGAGGAACTCGAAACCGACGGTCAACGCCGTCCACAGCGTTCCGACGAGTAGCAACTCCACCGGAAGATACGCGATCGGCGTATTCGTAAAGTACAGGAACGAAAGAACGAGGATCACCGTCGTCAGAACGGCCGTACTGAGAACATGCCCGGGATACGCACCGACGCGAGGAATCAAGACGACTTCTCTCAGTCCGCCGTTCAAAACGGCCAGAACCGCCATGAGAACCCAGACGCCGAGCGGGTACAGGAACACGCGTGGGCGAACCGCCCGAATATCCATACTGGCGATCATCAACGAGGACATCGTCTCACACAGACACCGTACGCAGGGAAAATCACCCGTCCGCGATTTCAGTGACTGTCGTCTTGAGCGACACCAGTCTGTGGACCTATTTCCCGGTCGACCGATCGCAGAGACGGTCCGATCACCCGATGCTCATGGACAGGGTGTACGAGCACTGCGTCTCCCGTTACTTCGGCGGTACGGTGGCGTCGACTATCATCGGACGGACCGGGCGAAAGAGCGCTGGTGGCCGATTTGAACCACCCCTATCGATAACGACGGTGTGGTTAGCACTCTTGATAGTCCTCGGGAAAAGATATTATTTTCACGGTTAGTATAGAAGAATTTAGACCATAAGGGATATGTTCCGGCTCCGCTGACGGGTGCGTATGGTTCGCTACTCGGATGAGCGTTGTTCCGATTGTGGTGGCAAACAGAAGGTACGAGCGGACAGTTCAGTGTGGTGCCCGAACTGTTCCCTGTTCACTTCTCCCGAAGTGAAGCCGTAACAGTCGGCTCTGCTGCACTCCCAGCCTGGAGACGTGTTCGGGCGTGAAACGGATGTTTACGCCACGTGCGTACCGGTCGGTTCTCACCCTTCTCGGCTCGAGTAGGTGGAGAGACCGACGACGTTCGAGAACCCTCTACTAGCAACATCCTGTCCGTTCTGACGGGAGGTTTTTCGTCGGTTACCGTGTCTAGGTAGTATGGCAACCAGGTCTCCGATTTACTGTTGCCTATGTAACGAAACGATCGCTCCAGACGACGACCTCGAGCATCACTTAGTGTACAGCCACAAACCGCGTGAGCTCGCCATGGAACTCGCTTCCGAGTGGGAAACAGAAGAACTCGGCGATGCCGTGTAACCGCGCCTCGTTCGATGGCCCTGACGCGGAACGTCCAGATTTTCCGGGGAACGTCCAGCTGTTAGTACGCGAGAGAAGCGCCAAAAGTGGCGTTTAGAATTTGCTGTCTCCGGCCTTCTGTGAGAGACCATGACGGAAAACCTCGAACCCCTCGCACCAGCGGAAGCCATGAAGATGTACTCGACGAGCGACATCACGAACTCGCGGATGCGACGGTTCAGTCTCACCGTATCGTCTCAAGCAGTTCGTCCAGTGGTGTGAACAGGATGGTGTCGGCAATCTCAACGAATTTAGCGGACGGGACATCCATCGCTTCCGCATCAAACGGGGAAATGAAGACGAACTCGCAACAGCCAGCGTGAAAGGGCGGCTGGCAACCCTGAGAATGTTCCAAGAGTATGATATCACTTTCAAACCCCAGAATCAGAGATTAACTGACTTTTAGTGTTTATTCCTCTGAGCGATACACCCACTCTCGGCGGTATTGCGATATGTTATAGAACCCAAATTGTATAACTGTTAGATGGACGCAGACTAACAGAGGTTCGATCAATTGATTGGTTCCTTTCCCACACGGGGTCACACGTCTCGAGAATCGGTTTCCCGAATATGAACACGAGCGCGAGCACCGCGTGTTCATATTTCGTCGATCGCGAGCGCGATCGCCACGTCGACCGCGCCGATCACCGGCCACCCCGACATACCCTTTATATACAGAACCCTGTTCGCTCACCCGAAAAAACTAGGATATCCGACTCGTGTTCACGAGCATGGTCCGAGACAAGACCGACATTCCCGGCTCGGTTCGAATCCGAACCGACGACGGCAACGAGTGGCGATTCGACGAAATCGAGAAAGCTGCCGACTATTACGACTGTAATCGATCGAATGCAGCCGCGTTCGCCTGTCACGACGTTACCCGGCTCGTCGCGAACGCTCGCCACGTCCTCGAGCGTTCAGATCTCACCCTCGAGCAGCGCCAGGAGATCGCCGACCAGCTGTCGACCGGCACCGTGACGTTTTCTGTCGAGACCGGCGTCGAGGTCGAAACCGGCCGCGACTAGACGTCGTGCGTGGTGCGGGCGTACACCCGCACATCGCCTGTACGCTACGTACACGTCGCCTGCACACCGCCTGTCTGCGTATACGCGATCCGCCTGCGACGCCTGCGCCTAACGCCCATCCGACGTGTACGCGTCGCTCGCCCGTCGCCTGCACGATACGTACATCCGCCCGCCCGTCACACGCCTCACGCCTACACACCCGCCCGACACGCATACAACGTCACGCGGGTCTTCCCGAGCGCGCATTTACGGCGCGCACCCGTGGGGGGGACCCCACCGCGCCTATCTGAACTGCGCGCGCGCGTATTCTGTCGATCGCGACGCTCGAGCCGCACCAGTATCTGTTCTGTCGACGTGAAACCGGCGTCAGTGTCCAAGAATGACGAGATCCACCGGTAGCACCACCCTTTAACACTGGGGAGGTTACTCCGGTCAGTTACCGCATGGCAATTCGAAAAATCAGAGATATTGACGGCTCTGGCGGCGTAACGCTCCCAAAAGACGATCTCCGCCGAGACGGAATCGTAGATTCGGATGGAGAAGTTCTGAGCGCGTACGTGACGATCGATCGCGTTGACGAGGGCGAGTATTTAGTACGACAAGTTGATCCGGACACTCTCTGAACTTCGGTTCAAATATGATCAATTCAATCCCACACCCGCTGACCCCGGTTATCGCAGATCACATCAGCCGATCGAACGTCATTCGCGAACTCCATCCAGAAGTTGTTTCCTCCAGGTACGCCGATGCGAGCACCACCCAGGTGATTCCTGCGTTCTTCTTGCTCACGGAGAAAAATGCATTCGCAGTCGTCGAAAACGAACACCGAGATGGCTACCGAATACTCAGCAAAGGCTCTGTCCACGATCAGGATGCTGTCTACGCCGATCTCGACGACTGGTGTGAACAGCACGGCTATCTTGAACAATAACAGTCGGTAATAGCAGTGGTTCTTTTCCGGAATAAGATCGAAACTGGATCGGGCGATTCGGCAACTACAGGTGCGAACAGAGTACCGAATCGGGTATTCACCGATCAATAGGGAGTCATAGAACAGTTCACAAGGTGTTTGATTTCATTGCCGCTAAAGGTAAATCTCGTGCTTGGTACAGGAGAAGCACAGAACAAAGTCCACCGTCACGGAATTACGTCGCGAGCGAATCTGGGATTGTCAGAGTCCTCAATGAGATCGAGCAGCAGTCGAGCCTCATCGAACTGTGGGCCCTTTGCAACCATTCCTTGCTCGCGGTCCCAGTCAACAAAGCCTGCATCATCGAGTTTCGGGAGGTGGGTGTGATGGAGGGCGATTTCAAACGACTCAGGCGGCACCTTGTAGATACTTGGTTCATCAGGTAGCGCGTTAAGGTCGATCGGCGAATTACGCTCGTGTAGGACCTCCAACACCCATCGTCGCGTGGCATTGGACAAGGCCCCAAAGGCCTCTTCACTCATAATATCACAGATCCACAGCCAACCGAATACGCCGTATGCAGGAGACTGCCAGTGAAAATGATATTTCACCTTAGAAACGTCCTCCCTTCATCCGCTTTCAGATATCATCCACCAATGCTCAAATATAAATCACTCAATATCTTTATTTTTCCGCTGTCGTCCTACCACACAAGCTGTTGTCCTGCCGAACACTCCACTTGTAGCTGTAGTGAGCGAATAGAGGAAGCGGAGAACGCGGGTACGAGAACCGTTGTATGACACCCTCTGACAAATTCAAAAGGGCTATAGTTGGTCCCACTCCCAATTACCTCAATGCGCCTCTGGGAACGCTTCGTAGGCGTTATAGGTGGCAGAAATGTGATTATAGCTCTCGGCGGGCTGTACCTCATACTCGTTATAGGCTGGCTGCTCATGCCGACCTCTCCGCAGATGACTCTTGCGAATACTCTCATCGTTGCCTGCTTTATCGGCGGCTCTGGTGCCCTCCTCCTCGGTGGCGGATATCGATTGCCCCGCACCGACATCCACCCGAGATTCTACTCCACTATTGCCGGCTGGTGTCTCGTCAGTATTGGGGTAATGCTCGCTATTCTCGCGCTCTACAACTTCCAGCCCGGTCCAGGCCTCTCTAACCCAATCCGGTCTGTGCTTATGCTTACAGGGTTCAGTTCCGTCGCCGGATACGGTGTCGGGACGTACGCTGCGCAAGCGAAAACACGGGCCCACCAACTTGAACGGCAAAATTGTCTGCTGGAACAAACACAAAGACAACTCGAAGAATCGAACCAACGACTCGAGCAGTTTGCGTACGCCGCATCTCATGATCTACAAGAGCCGCTCCGAA
It includes:
- a CDS encoding PadR family transcriptional regulator, whose product is MDDLTGFQRDLLYVIAGADQPSGQEVKDEVEKYYNSEINHGRLYPNLDTLVNKELVEKGELDRRTNYYAISDSGYEQIEARREWEQQYID
- a CDS encoding DUF7692 domain-containing protein; protein product: MVRDKTDIPGSVRIRTDDGNEWRFDEIEKAADYYDCNRSNAAAFACHDVTRLVANARHVLERSDLTLEQRQEIADQLSTGTVTFSVETGVEVETGRD
- a CDS encoding DUF7344 domain-containing protein, yielding MSEEAFGALSNATRRWVLEVLHERNSPIDLNALPDEPSIYKVPPESFEIALHHTHLPKLDDAGFVDWDREQGMVAKGPQFDEARLLLDLIEDSDNPRFARDVIP